AGTAACAACTCATGAATTCAACAACTCACCAAAAGGTTAAGTAACTTCAAATTGGGAGAACTTCTAAGGATGCATAGAAGGGAACAAATTTGATCTTCATCATTAAAATCGAAACCATAAAATTCGAGATTGGCTACATCACCAGAAGCTAAAAACTAGACGACAAAAAAACCAAAATAAGAATGTTAATAGTTACAACTATGTTAATAGTTACAACTATGTATGGGGTCATTCTGAGCTATGCAAAGATATCAATTTCCATCTTACCTTGAGGGAGCATCCGTCCAAGATAAGTGCTCTAACTTCATACAAGCTGCTGAGAAGTTTTACTAAGTTCATTGCTTCATTCTGTCTGTTTTGTGAAACTTCTTCTTGTGGTATAACTGCAAAAAGTTTTACCTTCCGACAGTCCTTGAAAGTAATCCATTTAATTGTATTCAAGTGATGAACACCACTACACTGTACAAACATCAGATCCAGAAGGTTTGGAATAGAGAGGAAAGAAGTTGCAACGTCTAATTCAAAGGCGACTCCATCTAATTTAAGGCTTTTGAGCTTGTGGAAACCTCCAAAACTGCAAGGCGGTCTGAAAATGCAGCTTGACAGACTCAATTGTTCAAGTTCCATATCGTACACATAGGAAGGCAACTTATAAGGAGCATTCTGGTTTCCTGGATTCTGGAGGGTGAGCTCCACAAGACCATTTCTTGACAAATGTAGCATCTATAGATCAATAATTGAGTGCTCAGAAAGATTTATTATTGAAAGATCAAGGAGAAATGTCTTAATGGGTCCACAGTGATGCAATAGTACTCTATTAATGATGTCTGTTGTGCTTGATTGCTTTCCCTTTATGCAGAAGTCCGCAGAAATTGTGAGCTTTGGATTTGAAGCCCAAATATGTCTCCACTTACTGGACAAGACACTATTTCTTGCGACATCCTCAATAGTCATGTGCTCCTGAATTTGTTTTATGACATTAATAGGAAGATCTGTAATCCCATCGAGTTTGTCCCTTCCATCTTCAAGTCTTTTATAGCTCTTTGTCATCATGATTGTAAGTTCTGACCATTTGAACCAACAAAAATAAGTGAAGGTTGCATAGAAAATGCTTCACAC
This region of Nicotiana tomentosiformis chromosome 4, ASM39032v3, whole genome shotgun sequence genomic DNA includes:
- the LOC104104531 gene encoding F-box/FBD/LRR-repeat protein At1g13570-like gives rise to the protein MLHLSRNGLVELTLQNPGNQNAPYKLPSYVYDMELEQLSLSSCIFRPPCSFGGFHKLKSLKLDGVAFELDVATSFLSIPNLLDLMFVQCSGVHHLNTIKWITFKDCRKVKLFAVIPQEEVSQNRQNEAMNLVKLLSSLYEVRALILDGCSLKFLASGDVANLEFYGFDFNDEDQICSLLCILRSSPNLKLLNLLLSRIKNGSRKIDVNQLKGQGFRIDELKNLRALGIHRFHGSRVELLFVRLVLTSVPILEKMIINVT